The Gemella haemolysans genome includes a region encoding these proteins:
- the sppA gene encoding signal peptide peptidase SppA has protein sequence MNFKNKRLISTVIVVVLVVFSLIKGTISSSNNNNNKKDESELNGYLTEFLQEQSITKLTLKKGDSSQVIQKISIEGEINSEMTNTYSRGSVLNQIKEAKGNPNVKAILLSVNSPGGGVYETAELYNALKNSGKDVYVSMKKTAASGGYYVSTPAKKIFVNTETTTGSLGVIMSYVSAQKFLNDHGIKQETVRSGDQKAVGGLTEDLPESTRKILQEQNKEAYERFVKAIAEGRHLSEDEVKKLADGRTYTGTQAVANKLADKIGTEDELIDLIKEEKGLSNPTVIELRADKTAESLISRFVKATTKSFISELNSEVNSNKVERSYLG, from the coding sequence ATGAATTTTAAAAATAAAAGGTTGATATCAACTGTTATTGTCGTAGTATTGGTGGTATTTTCGCTGATTAAAGGAACTATATCATCAAGCAATAATAATAATAATAAAAAAGATGAGTCAGAATTAAATGGCTATTTAACAGAGTTTTTACAGGAACAAAGTATTACTAAATTAACCCTTAAAAAAGGAGATAGTAGCCAAGTAATTCAAAAGATTTCTATTGAAGGTGAAATTAATTCTGAAATGACGAATACTTATTCACGAGGATCTGTATTGAATCAAATTAAAGAGGCAAAAGGTAATCCGAATGTAAAAGCGATATTACTATCAGTAAATTCTCCTGGTGGAGGAGTTTATGAAACTGCTGAATTATATAACGCATTAAAAAATAGTGGTAAAGATGTTTATGTTTCAATGAAGAAAACAGCTGCTTCGGGTGGATATTATGTATCTACGCCAGCTAAGAAAATCTTTGTGAATACTGAAACAACTACTGGATCTTTAGGGGTAATTATGAGTTATGTATCTGCACAAAAATTCTTAAATGATCACGGAATTAAACAAGAAACAGTTCGTTCAGGTGATCAAAAAGCAGTAGGTGGTCTAACTGAAGACTTACCAGAATCAACTAGAAAAATCTTACAAGAACAAAATAAAGAAGCATATGAAAGATTTGTAAAAGCTATAGCTGAAGGTAGACACTTAAGTGAAGATGAAGTTAAGAAACTTGCTGATGGAAGAACTTATACTGGAACTCAAGCAGTAGCGAACAAACTAGCTGATAAAATTGGTACGGAAGATGAGCTTATTGATTTAATAAAAGAAGAAAAAGGATTATCTAATCCAACTGTAATTGAATTAAGAGCTGATAAAACTGCAGAAAGTTTAATTTCTAGATTTGTTAAAGCTACAACAAAAAGTTTTATCTCTGAATTAAATAGTGAAGTGAATTCAAATAAAGTAGAACGTAGTTACTTAGGATAA
- a CDS encoding RDD family protein translates to MNNELNNNKPSNDPLLNETSEAVTTDTIKNEQSTIENEDTKVTEEKVDKKEKDLSLPTTMEDYIKLSKNFYAGFWVRFVAYLIDMIVIYAIASLLNTFSFGLLNKRLDFPILGEESLSYVIVMFTYFIAMTYFFSQTLGKMIMKVKVETNKGDKLSLADVVYRELIGRLLTIFLAYIPYIAVAFTNKRKGLHDFIADTVVVKEDFSKLRRQMNEKLESKK, encoded by the coding sequence ATGAATAATGAATTAAATAATAATAAACCTTCAAATGATCCTCTTCTAAATGAAACTTCAGAAGCGGTAACGACTGATACGATAAAAAATGAACAATCTACTATTGAGAACGAAGATACTAAAGTAACGGAAGAAAAAGTTGATAAAAAAGAAAAAGACCTTTCGTTGCCAACAACAATGGAAGATTATATAAAACTTTCGAAAAATTTCTATGCAGGTTTTTGGGTTAGATTTGTTGCATATTTAATCGATATGATTGTTATTTACGCTATAGCTAGTTTATTAAATACCTTTAGTTTTGGACTTTTGAATAAGCGATTAGATTTTCCGATTTTAGGAGAAGAATCTCTTAGTTATGTTATCGTTATGTTTACTTATTTTATAGCGATGACTTACTTCTTTTCTCAAACTTTAGGTAAGATGATTATGAAGGTAAAAGTAGAAACTAATAAAGGTGATAAGCTGAGTCTTGCTGATGTGGTTTATCGCGAATTGATTGGTAGATTACTAACAATATTTTTGGCGTATATCCCGTATATAGCAGTTGCTTTTACTAATAAGAGAAAAGGACTTCATGATTTTATCGCTGATACTGTAGTAGTCAAAGAAGATTTCTCTAAACTTCGTCGACAGATGAACGAAAAATTAGAAAGTAAAAAATAA
- a CDS encoding heavy metal translocating P-type ATPase: MVKNETYLIEGMSCASCAAHIEESLKQVDNLSDVNVNFATSKLTLSRGEGIDRTKVEKIVEKLGYKLTYVSSIEERTFILEGMSCATCAKNIEDTISSLDGTEKAIVNFATEKMVVKFDKEKLSVAEIERKVEEAGYKARLEIDDLVDDQAEKKQQEIDGIWERFIYSAIFTVPVLYIAMAEMVGLPMLESLSPMGNTKLFSTVQFILVLPVLYFGRKFFSVGIRAIFRRKPNMDSLVALGAGAAFLYSVYSTVLVYLGDEHAAMNLYYESAAVILTLITLGKYFEGVSKSRTTNAISKLVGLVPKTANLIIDGEEHVVAVDEISTGNILLVRPGEKVPLDGVVIEGRSTVDESMLTGESIPVEKEINSKVVGASINKTGVFKMKVTKVGKDTTLSQIIKLVEDAQNSKAPIAKLADKISGVFVPIVIVLALIAGILWYFVGDASWSFSLKIIIAVLVIACPCALGLATPTAIMVGTGKGAEHGILIKSSEALQLAKEVDTVVFDKTGTLTEGKISVTNIVTFNNLSEENLLQLAASVEYLSEHPLGLAIVDEAKNRNLELLEVKDFNSLTGLGISSTVDGKSMLIGNEKLMLENNIDTKDSVEKAEKYASEGKTPLFIAVDSELAGIIAVADQIKESSLKTVEKLHSLGLEVVMLTGDNRKTAQVIAEQLSIDKVVSEVLPEDKANEIKKLQAQGKKVAMVGDGINDAPALVQAEVGIAVGTGTDVAIDAADIVLMKPDLNSVVNAIVLSKKTIKNIKENLFWAFFYNVIGIPFAMGVFYIFGGPLLNPMLAGAAMSFSSISVVLNALRLKRVKLN; the protein is encoded by the coding sequence ATGGTAAAAAATGAAACATATTTAATTGAAGGGATGAGCTGTGCTTCTTGTGCAGCACATATTGAAGAGAGTTTAAAACAAGTTGATAATTTATCAGATGTCAATGTAAACTTTGCAACAAGTAAGCTTACTCTTTCTAGAGGAGAAGGAATAGATAGAACTAAAGTAGAAAAGATTGTAGAAAAATTGGGGTATAAGCTTACTTATGTTTCTAGTATTGAAGAGAGAACTTTCATATTAGAAGGAATGAGTTGTGCAACGTGCGCGAAAAATATAGAAGATACGATTTCATCTTTAGATGGAACAGAAAAAGCCATTGTAAATTTCGCTACAGAGAAGATGGTAGTAAAATTCGATAAAGAAAAATTAAGTGTAGCTGAGATTGAGAGAAAAGTAGAAGAAGCGGGCTATAAAGCAAGATTAGAAATAGATGATTTGGTTGATGATCAAGCTGAGAAAAAACAACAAGAAATTGATGGTATTTGGGAAAGATTTATTTATTCAGCTATATTTACAGTGCCTGTGTTGTATATAGCGATGGCTGAGATGGTGGGATTACCTATGTTGGAAAGTTTAAGCCCGATGGGAAATACAAAATTATTTTCAACTGTACAGTTTATTCTGGTGTTACCTGTTTTATATTTTGGTAGAAAATTCTTTAGTGTAGGAATTAGAGCTATTTTTAGAAGAAAACCTAATATGGATTCTTTAGTAGCGTTAGGAGCAGGGGCGGCATTCTTATATAGTGTTTATTCAACCGTATTGGTATATTTAGGTGATGAACATGCAGCTATGAATTTGTACTATGAATCTGCAGCGGTAATCTTAACATTGATTACACTAGGTAAATACTTTGAAGGAGTATCGAAAAGTCGTACTACAAATGCTATTAGTAAGTTGGTCGGATTGGTACCAAAAACTGCTAATTTAATTATAGATGGTGAAGAACATGTTGTAGCAGTAGATGAAATATCTACAGGTAATATACTACTTGTTCGTCCTGGTGAAAAAGTACCTCTTGATGGAGTAGTGATTGAAGGTCGTTCGACTGTAGATGAATCGATGTTAACAGGGGAAAGTATCCCAGTAGAAAAAGAAATAAATAGTAAAGTTGTCGGAGCTAGTATTAATAAAACAGGTGTTTTTAAAATGAAAGTTACTAAAGTGGGTAAAGACACTACTTTATCACAGATTATTAAACTTGTTGAAGATGCTCAAAATTCTAAAGCTCCGATTGCAAAACTTGCTGATAAAATTTCAGGAGTATTTGTTCCTATTGTTATTGTTTTAGCACTAATAGCTGGAATTTTATGGTACTTTGTTGGAGATGCATCTTGGAGTTTTTCTCTAAAAATTATTATCGCAGTACTTGTTATTGCTTGCCCATGTGCTTTAGGATTAGCGACACCAACAGCTATAATGGTAGGTACTGGTAAGGGAGCGGAACACGGTATTTTAATAAAAAGTTCGGAAGCTTTGCAATTAGCTAAAGAAGTCGATACTGTTGTTTTTGACAAAACTGGAACACTAACAGAAGGTAAAATTTCAGTAACTAATATAGTGACATTTAACAATTTATCTGAAGAGAATCTCTTGCAGCTTGCAGCGAGTGTAGAATATCTTTCAGAACATCCATTAGGCTTAGCGATAGTAGATGAAGCTAAAAATAGAAACTTAGAGCTATTAGAAGTTAAAGATTTTAATTCATTAACAGGATTAGGTATTTCATCAACGGTTGATGGTAAGTCAATGCTTATCGGAAATGAAAAATTAATGTTAGAAAACAATATTGACACTAAAGATTCAGTTGAAAAAGCAGAGAAATATGCTTCTGAAGGAAAAACACCATTGTTCATAGCGGTAGATTCAGAACTTGCTGGAATTATAGCTGTTGCTGATCAAATAAAAGAGAGTAGTTTGAAAACTGTAGAAAAACTACATAGCTTAGGTTTAGAAGTAGTTATGTTGACTGGTGACAATAGAAAAACTGCTCAAGTAATTGCAGAACAATTATCGATAGATAAAGTTGTGAGTGAGGTTCTACCAGAAGATAAAGCAAATGAAATAAAAAAACTTCAAGCACAAGGTAAAAAAGTAGCAATGGTTGGTGATGGTATTAATGACGCACCCGCACTAGTACAAGCAGAAGTCGGAATAGCAGTAGGAACAGGAACAGATGTAGCAATTGATGCTGCGGATATAGTGTTGATGAAACCTGACTTAAATTCTGTTGTTAATGCTATTGTATTAAGTAAAAAAACTATAAAAAATATTAAAGAAAATCTATTCTGGGCTTTCTTCTACAATGTTATAGGTATTCCTTTCGCGATGGGGGTATTCTACATATTCGGAGGGCCGTTGTTAAATCCGATGTTAGCGGGAGCTGCTATGAGTTTTAGTTCTATCTCTGTAGTTCTAAATGCTCTAAGATTAAAAAGAGTAAAATTAAATTAA
- a CDS encoding heavy-metal-associated domain-containing protein — MKNEYSIEGVKCGGCASTVKEKLSKLDNVDSVEVNIQNKNIVVEGSASKEELQAALADTNFKIV, encoded by the coding sequence ATGAAAAATGAATATAGTATTGAAGGTGTAAAATGTGGTGGTTGTGCATCTACAGTTAAAGAAAAATTATCTAAATTAGATAATGTTGATAGTGTTGAGGTTAATATCCAAAACAAAAATATTGTGGTTGAAGGATCTGCTTCAAAAGAAGAACTTCAAGCTGCATTAGCAGATACAAATTTTAAAATAGTATAA
- a CDS encoding DegV family protein — MKTAFVCDSALQINKNFANNNPITVIPVEVRLDDEIFEDNVTITPDEFYKRIHSGQKPSTSQPAVGKILSVYEELKQQGVERIVAFSVSSKLSGTYSSFVQAKELIDGIEIKIIDTLQIARMVGIAIEKIIKEFEDGSLTFENIEKRYAELASQHNVLVTVETMEYLYAGGRLTKAQFVLSNLLNILPIITIKDGLLSVSGKHRGINKVLSKMCEEIKEKNPKNLFVLYTTDELLEKAMSSIKKTFGDIEVETEIVSPVIGSHAGPKAIAIGYLGYDK, encoded by the coding sequence ATGAAAACAGCTTTTGTGTGCGATTCAGCATTACAAATTAATAAAAATTTTGCAAACAACAATCCAATTACAGTTATTCCAGTAGAAGTTCGTCTTGATGATGAGATTTTTGAGGATAACGTAACTATTACTCCTGATGAATTTTACAAAAGAATACATAGTGGACAAAAACCTAGCACAAGCCAACCTGCTGTAGGTAAAATACTAAGTGTCTATGAAGAACTTAAACAACAAGGTGTTGAGCGTATCGTTGCTTTTAGCGTTTCTTCTAAATTATCAGGAACATATTCTTCTTTTGTACAAGCTAAAGAACTAATTGACGGTATTGAAATCAAAATAATAGATACTCTTCAAATAGCAAGAATGGTAGGAATAGCAATCGAAAAAATTATCAAAGAATTCGAAGATGGAAGTTTAACATTTGAAAATATAGAAAAAAGATACGCAGAACTAGCTTCTCAACATAATGTTCTTGTAACAGTAGAAACTATGGAGTATTTATACGCAGGTGGTAGACTTACGAAAGCTCAATTCGTTTTATCAAACCTACTAAACATTCTTCCTATTATTACTATTAAAGATGGTCTACTTTCTGTTAGTGGTAAACACAGAGGAATAAATAAAGTACTTTCTAAAATGTGTGAAGAAATAAAAGAAAAAAATCCAAAGAACTTATTTGTTCTTTATACAACTGACGAGTTATTAGAAAAAGCAATGTCTTCTATTAAAAAAACTTTTGGAGACATCGAAGTAGAAACAGAAATCGTATCTCCAGTAATCGGTTCTCATGCTGGACCGAAAGCAATCGCAATCGGATATTTAGGATACGATAAATAA
- a CDS encoding 1-deoxy-D-xylulose-5-phosphate synthase produces MILENISGPQDLKKLTIEELHKLADETRTVLLEKISSHGGHSGPNLGMVEMTVALHHVFDSPVDKIIFDVSHQTYIHKMLTGRQKAFMDPKHYDDVSGYTNPKESEHDLFTMGHTSTSLSLASGVLHARDLKNEKSNVVAIIGDGALSGGMAYEGLNTIATLGTNAIIIINDNDQSIAKNPKGGIYTALENLRKTKGQATNNIFKALGYDYHYLEDGNNLEELISLFKEVKDIDHPVVLHIYTEKGKGFKPAEENHEKFHAGGPFSLETGEYIKKGAVTSTYNGITSEYLTKKLKEDPLAVVINAGTPGIVFNRKLREQIGSQFIDVGIAEEQAVTMTTGLAKNGAKPVWAVLSTFLQRTYDQLSHDMALNNQAGVVLVYSASINSMNDESHLGFFDIPFLSHIPNFVYLAPTNKEEHLAMLEWAINQNEHPVAIRVPVGSVIETGEEDETDYSILNKNKVEKFGEQVAIFGVGNFYNLAEKVSEQLKLEHNIEATLVNPRFLTGLDKELLNSLEDNHKLVVTVEDGIVEGGYGQTVASYLGNTELKVQNYGINKKFYDRYNVEELMEENGLTVDNMVKNIIENL; encoded by the coding sequence ATGATTTTAGAAAATATTTCAGGACCCCAAGATCTTAAAAAATTAACAATTGAGGAATTGCATAAGCTTGCTGATGAAACAAGAACGGTATTATTAGAAAAAATTAGTTCTCACGGAGGACATAGTGGACCAAATTTGGGAATGGTAGAAATGACAGTTGCCTTGCACCATGTATTTGATTCACCAGTTGATAAGATAATTTTTGACGTATCGCATCAAACTTATATTCACAAAATGCTAACGGGACGTCAAAAAGCATTTATGGATCCTAAACATTATGATGATGTTTCTGGATACACAAATCCAAAAGAAAGTGAGCATGATCTTTTTACTATGGGACATACATCAACTTCACTATCGTTAGCAAGTGGGGTTTTACATGCAAGAGATTTGAAGAATGAAAAAAGCAATGTTGTAGCAATTATCGGAGATGGTGCTTTATCTGGTGGTATGGCTTATGAAGGATTAAATACAATAGCTACACTTGGCACTAATGCAATAATTATAATAAATGATAATGATCAGTCGATTGCTAAAAATCCTAAAGGTGGTATATATACTGCATTAGAAAATTTACGTAAGACTAAAGGTCAGGCGACGAATAATATTTTCAAAGCCTTAGGATATGACTATCATTATTTAGAAGATGGAAACAATTTAGAAGAGCTTATTTCATTGTTTAAAGAAGTAAAAGATATAGATCACCCAGTAGTATTACATATTTATACAGAAAAAGGGAAAGGGTTTAAACCAGCAGAAGAAAATCATGAAAAATTCCATGCTGGAGGACCATTTAGCTTAGAGACAGGGGAGTATATTAAAAAAGGTGCTGTTACTTCAACATACAATGGAATTACTTCTGAGTATTTAACTAAGAAGTTAAAAGAAGATCCACTAGCGGTCGTTATTAATGCAGGAACACCGGGAATAGTTTTTAATAGAAAGCTAAGAGAGCAAATAGGAAGCCAATTTATAGATGTCGGTATTGCAGAAGAACAAGCGGTAACGATGACAACGGGACTAGCAAAAAATGGCGCAAAACCAGTGTGGGCAGTATTATCAACGTTCTTACAAAGAACATATGACCAACTTTCTCATGATATGGCATTAAACAATCAAGCAGGGGTGGTATTAGTATACAGTGCTTCGATAAATTCAATGAATGATGAAAGTCACTTAGGATTTTTTGATATTCCATTTCTATCACATATACCAAACTTTGTATACTTAGCTCCTACTAATAAAGAAGAGCATTTAGCGATGCTAGAGTGGGCAATTAACCAAAATGAGCATCCAGTTGCTATACGTGTTCCTGTGGGAAGTGTAATAGAAACTGGGGAAGAAGATGAAACTGATTACTCTATTTTAAATAAAAATAAAGTAGAAAAATTTGGAGAACAGGTTGCAATATTTGGAGTAGGTAATTTTTATAACTTAGCCGAAAAAGTTTCTGAACAATTAAAATTGGAACATAACATAGAAGCAACATTAGTAAATCCACGATTTTTAACAGGTTTGGATAAAGAATTGCTAAACTCTCTAGAAGATAATCATAAATTGGTTGTAACTGTTGAAGACGGTATAGTAGAAGGTGGATATGGTCAAACTGTAGCGAGCTATTTAGGGAATACAGAATTGAAAGTTCAAAACTACGGAATAAATAAAAAATTCTATGATAGATATAACGTAGAAGAATTAATGGAAGAAAATGGCTTAACTGTAGATAATATGGTTAAA